Proteins encoded together in one Arvicanthis niloticus isolate mArvNil1 chromosome 7, mArvNil1.pat.X, whole genome shotgun sequence window:
- the Sod3 gene encoding extracellular superoxide dismutase [Cu-Zn] — protein MLAFLFGGLLLAACGSVTRTTSDPGESRVDLADRLDLVEKIGDTHAKVLEIWMELGRQREVDGGEMHAVCRVQPSATLGPDQPQITGSVLFRQLGPGSRLEAFFNLDGFPAEQNASNRAIHVHEFGDLSQGCESTGPHYNPLGVPHPQHPGDFGNFAVRNGHIWKYRTGLTASLAGPHSILGRAVVVHAGEDDLGKGGNQASLQNGNAGRRLACCVVGSSSSAAWESQTKERKKRRRESECKTT, from the coding sequence ATGTTGGCCTTCTTGTTCGGCGGCCTGCTACTGGCGGCCTGTGGCTCTGTCACCAGGACCACGTCAGATCCCGGGGAGTCCAGAGTTGACTTAGCAGACAGGCTTGACCTGGTTGAGAAGATAGGCGACACGCATGCCAAAGTGCTGGAGATCTGGATGGAACTAGGACGACAACGGGAGGTGGATGGCGGGGAGATGCACGCAGTCTGCAGGGTACAGCCATCAGCCACACTGGGACCCGATCAGCCACAGATCACTGGCTCGGTCCTTTTCCGGCAGCTGGGGCCCGGCTCCAGACTTGAGGCCTTCTTCAATCTGGATGGCTTCCCAGCAGAGCAGAACGCCTCCAACCGCGCCATCCACGTGCATGAGTTCGGGGACCTGAGCCAGGGCTGCGAGTCCACAGGACCGCACTACAACCCGCTGGGCGTGCCGCACCCACAGCACCCGGGCGACTTCGGCAACTTCGCGGTGCGCAACGGCCACATCTGGAAGTACCGCACCGGCCTGACCGCGTCGCTGGCCGGACCACACTCGATCTTGGGCCGCGCTGTGGTGGTCCACGCTGGCGAGGATGATTTGGGTAAAGGTGGCAACCAGGCCAGCCTGCAGAACGGCAACGCAGGTCGCAGGCTCGCCTGCTGCGTGGTGGGCTCCAGCAGCTCTGCGGCCTGGGAGAGCCAGACAAAGGAGCGCAAGAAGCGGCGGCGGGAGAGCGAGTGCAAGACCACTTAA